The following coding sequences lie in one Moritella viscosa genomic window:
- the huvX gene encoding heme iron utilization protein HuvX, whose translation MQENTIRNEIRQLMADQPRLRSIEIAIKLNCSELQVIQALPEQEVNMLPAEQAQRLLSDIANWGKVTCIIEVSGFVFEVKAPFPKGRNAYGYYNLSHDSVGLQGHLKLENVSAIALLTRKVQGKLSYYVQFFDHDGNSVFKIYLGRDKDEQIIPEQITRFHALSTQTISDETIAIVTN comes from the coding sequence ATGCAAGAAAATACAATTCGCAATGAAATTCGTCAGTTAATGGCTGACCAACCTCGATTAAGAAGCATTGAAATCGCGATTAAGCTTAATTGCAGTGAATTACAGGTGATCCAAGCATTACCAGAGCAAGAAGTTAATATGCTGCCAGCAGAACAAGCACAACGCTTATTAAGCGATATTGCTAACTGGGGAAAAGTGACTTGTATTATTGAAGTATCTGGTTTTGTATTTGAAGTAAAAGCACCTTTCCCGAAAGGAAGAAATGCCTACGGTTATTATAATTTATCGCACGATAGTGTTGGTTTACAAGGCCACTTAAAACTTGAAAATGTATCTGCAATAGCCCTACTCACACGTAAAGTTCAAGGTAAACTAAGCTACTATGTACAGTTCTTTGACCATGATGGTAATAGCGTATTTAAGATTTATCTCGGTCGTGATAAAGATGAGCAAATTATACCAGAACAAATAACACGTTTTCATGCACTGTCAACGCAAACAATAAGCGACGAAACTATCGCTATCGTTACTAACTAA
- the huvZ gene encoding heme iron utilization protein HuvZ, with translation MMNKQERLENRLQPKIAEFREERQTLILSTLSADGFPHISYAPFVRLEDGYYILISEVAEHTQNLLVNKNLSFMLLEDELNSKQIFARHRLTYKANAEVIARESESWSQAIPALEARFGEIITNLSGLSDFRLFRIEPQIGRYVKGFGQAYTVNGNDDIDFVHLEQGHQQVKKEVEAQ, from the coding sequence ATGATGAACAAACAAGAACGCTTAGAAAATCGCTTACAGCCCAAAATTGCAGAGTTTAGAGAAGAGCGTCAAACTTTAATTTTATCAACATTAAGCGCAGATGGATTTCCACATATCAGCTATGCACCATTTGTGCGCTTAGAGGATGGCTATTACATTTTAATCAGTGAAGTTGCAGAGCATACGCAAAATCTATTGGTGAATAAAAATCTATCATTCATGCTATTAGAAGATGAACTAAATTCGAAACAAATTTTTGCTCGTCACCGTCTTACATATAAGGCTAATGCCGAAGTTATTGCCCGAGAAAGCGAATCTTGGTCACAAGCAATCCCAGCACTAGAGGCTCGTTTTGGTGAAATTATAACTAACTTAAGCGGTTTAAGTGATTTCCGTCTATTTCGTATCGAACCACAAATAGGTCGTTATGTAAAAGGATTTGGTCAAGCTTATACGGTTAACGGTAATGACGATATTGACTTCGTACACTTAGAACAAGGTCACCAGCAGGTCAAAAAAGAAGTTGAAGCTCAATAA
- the tilS gene encoding tRNA(Ile)-lysidine synthase, translating into MITVVTNVDLFSTFQHSLQSLTTKPMQIVLAYSGGLDSHVLLHLLARYQQLYPQHDYLAVHVHHGLSDNADTWSAHCQQTAAALGINFIAEKVVLDVGSRESLEAKARTARYQAIAQHLKNASLLLLGQHLDDQLETFLLQLKRGAGVKGLSAMAAQMPFSLQANCQIVRPLLTHPQQILVDYASQAQLSWVEDESNNDQSYDRNFLRHQVIPSLKQRWPGIAHAVHRSAELCAEQQALTDEIAQMDLVTCEHYLVGLKIVELDKLSKIRRNNVIRFWLSRQQLPMPSRHHLDKLWLEVVNAADDANPQLSWQAGEFRRYQGVLYNQQKYAELKDVVIVLEHQKPQRIVLPDNIGFLFLQDTKQDKSGVDSGNTIDDDTSAICLKAPLAHEKVTIRFRGEGKCHPIGRSGSRSIKKLYQEYQVAPWLRDRIPLVYYGDVLVCAVGLWICKGYAAKAGLCWHVTR; encoded by the coding sequence ATGATAACTGTGGTTACTAACGTCGATCTTTTTTCAACATTTCAGCACTCGTTACAATCGTTAACGACAAAACCTATGCAAATTGTACTTGCTTATAGCGGAGGTCTTGATTCTCATGTGTTATTACATTTACTTGCCCGTTATCAGCAATTATATCCTCAGCATGATTACCTTGCGGTGCATGTTCATCACGGTTTAAGCGACAATGCGGATACTTGGTCTGCACATTGTCAGCAAACTGCCGCGGCGTTAGGAATTAATTTTATTGCCGAAAAGGTAGTGCTTGATGTTGGCAGTCGAGAAAGTTTAGAAGCGAAAGCACGCACCGCCCGTTACCAAGCAATAGCGCAGCACTTAAAGAACGCATCATTATTACTACTTGGTCAGCATTTGGATGATCAGCTTGAAACATTTTTGCTGCAGCTTAAGCGTGGTGCTGGTGTAAAAGGCTTGTCGGCAATGGCTGCGCAGATGCCTTTTTCATTACAAGCAAACTGCCAAATAGTTCGTCCTTTACTGACTCATCCGCAACAAATACTGGTGGATTATGCCAGCCAAGCACAATTATCTTGGGTTGAAGACGAAAGTAATAATGACCAGAGCTATGATCGTAATTTCTTACGTCATCAAGTTATTCCCAGTTTGAAACAACGTTGGCCGGGTATCGCTCATGCTGTCCATCGCAGCGCTGAACTCTGTGCCGAGCAACAAGCGTTAACGGATGAAATTGCACAAATGGATCTTGTTACTTGTGAACATTATTTAGTCGGGTTAAAAATTGTTGAATTAGATAAACTATCAAAAATTCGCCGTAATAATGTCATCCGTTTTTGGCTTTCTCGTCAACAGTTACCTATGCCAAGCCGACACCATTTAGATAAATTGTGGCTGGAGGTGGTGAATGCCGCTGATGATGCTAATCCACAACTGAGCTGGCAGGCGGGCGAGTTTCGCCGTTATCAAGGTGTGCTTTATAATCAGCAGAAATACGCAGAGCTAAAAGACGTAGTGATAGTGCTTGAACATCAAAAACCTCAGCGTATTGTGTTACCGGACAATATTGGCTTCTTGTTTTTACAAGACACGAAACAAGACAAGAGTGGCGTTGATAGCGGTAATACAATTGATGACGATACCAGTGCGATTTGTTTGAAAGCTCCACTCGCACATGAAAAAGTAACTATTCGTTTTCGCGGTGAGGGTAAATGTCACCCTATTGGACGTAGTGGTTCGCGCAGTATTAAGAAGTTATATCAAGAATATCAGGTGGCACCTTGGTTACGTGATCGTATCCCATTAGTCTACTATGGAGATGTGCTTGTGTGCGCTGTTGGACTCTGGATATGCAAGGGCTATGCAGCGAAGGCTGGCTTGTGTTGGCATGTCACCCGCTAA
- the accA gene encoding acetyl-coenzyme A carboxylase carboxyl transferase subunit alpha, with the protein MAINFLDFEQPIAELQAQIDELKLVTNNTDDVDLQDEIFRLEKKNAELTTKIFSDLKPWDVAKMARHPQRPYTLDYIEHVFTDFDELAGDRAFSDDKAIVGGTARLDGMPVMIIGQQKGRDTKEKLIRNFGMPRPEGYRKALRLMKMAEKFKMPIITFIDTPGAYPGVGAEERGQSEAIARNLKEMAELTVPVICTVIGEGGSGGALAIGVGDRVNMLQYSTYSVISPEGCASILWKSADKAPLAAEAMGITAERLKSLDLINTVISEPLGGAHRDMALMASNLKERIKADLAELTPLEHETLLEQRYERLMSFGM; encoded by the coding sequence ATGGCCATAAATTTTTTAGATTTTGAACAGCCGATTGCAGAATTGCAGGCTCAAATCGATGAATTAAAACTTGTGACTAACAATACTGATGATGTTGATCTACAAGATGAAATATTTCGTTTAGAAAAGAAAAATGCTGAACTAACAACAAAAATATTCAGTGATTTGAAACCTTGGGATGTCGCTAAGATGGCTCGTCATCCACAGCGTCCATATACACTTGATTATATCGAACATGTTTTTACTGATTTCGATGAATTGGCAGGTGATCGTGCTTTTTCTGATGATAAAGCAATTGTTGGTGGTACGGCACGTTTAGATGGTATGCCAGTGATGATTATTGGCCAGCAAAAAGGCCGTGATACTAAGGAAAAATTAATACGCAACTTTGGTATGCCGCGTCCAGAAGGTTACCGTAAAGCGTTGCGTTTAATGAAAATGGCAGAAAAATTCAAGATGCCTATCATTACCTTTATTGATACCCCTGGTGCTTACCCTGGTGTCGGTGCTGAAGAGCGTGGTCAAAGTGAAGCGATTGCACGTAATTTAAAAGAAATGGCTGAGCTTACAGTTCCGGTTATTTGTACTGTGATTGGTGAAGGTGGTTCGGGTGGTGCATTAGCGATTGGTGTTGGTGATCGTGTGAATATGCTGCAATACAGTACTTATTCGGTGATCTCTCCTGAAGGTTGTGCGTCAATCTTATGGAAGTCTGCCGATAAAGCCCCTTTAGCAGCTGAAGCAATGGGGATCACTGCTGAGCGACTTAAGAGTTTAGATTTGATTAATACCGTTATCTCAGAACCACTCGGTGGCGCACATAGAGATATGGCTTTAATGGCTTCTAACTTGAAAGAGCGTATTAAAGCGGATCTTGCTGAGCTTACACCGCTTGAGCATGAGACATTGTTAGAACAACGTTATGAGCGTCTAATGTCATTTGGCATGTAA
- the dnaE gene encoding DNA polymerase III, alpha chain: MAEPRFIHLHLHSEFSMVDSLVRIKRLAPRLQELNMPAIALTDQTNMCALVKFYGGMQRAGVKPILGADFWVQSEEYPDEQFKLTALAKDNKGYNNITVLISKAYSRGHVDGRAIIDKAWLAEHAEGVILLSGARNGDIGKALLKGNDALALQCLQFYQAHFPDSYYLELIRTGRPDEEAYLHMAVDFATQYQLPVVATNDVVFLHEDEFDAHEIRVSIHDGYTLEDKRRPRLYSKEQYLRSEDEMCELFADIPEALANSVEIAKRCNATVRLGEYFLPNFPTGELSTEDFLVKVSEDGLVERLDFLFPDPEERERQRPAYEDRLDIELKVINDMGFPGYFLIVMEFIQWSKDNNIPVGPGRGSGAGSLVAYALKITDLDPLEYELLFERFLNPERVSMPDFDVDFCMDRRDEVIDHVAELYNRDAVSQIITFGTMAAKAVIRDVGRVLGHPFGFVDRISKLIPGDPGMTLGKAWDIEPRLDEMYQGDEEVRALVDMARILEGVTRNAGKHAGGVVISPTVITDFAPLYCDDTGNNPVTQFDKNDVEEAGLVKFDFLGLRTLTIIQWALDMANPHLLKQGKDAIRIESIDITDKKCFDLLQRSETTAVFQLESRGMKDLIRRLKPDSFEDMIALVALFRPGPLQSGMVDNFIDRKHGREEVSYPDAQYQHESLKEILAPTYGIILYQEQVMQIAQVLSGYTLGGADMLRRAMGKKKPEEMEKQRGTFKEGAINNGVDGDLSMKIFDLVEKFAGYGFNKSHSAAYALVSYQTLWMKTHYPSYFMAAVMSADMDNTEKVVTLVDEVERMGLTLLPPDVNKGLFKFNVDEDQTIIYGIGAIKGVGEGPIDAIIAARESGGEFSDLFDFCNRVDLKKINKRIMEKLIYAGALDKLGPHRAALHATLPEAMKAAAQHAIAEAHGQSDLFGILTTEPEEIEGKFADVPEWPDKVWLEGERETLGLYLTGHPINQYIKEVKRYSSNRLKDVKPTERGKVVTAVGLVISAQVKVTKKGTRMGILEIDDKSGRLSVMFFSEAFERYEEYIAKDRILVITGEVSFDDFNGGYKMTAREVMDIEAARERYARGLTLQLNADKMNDTFMGKFMDTLEPYRAGTCPINIYYQRADARAKLTLGVEWRVSPTDELLYGLELMLGSGNVDLEFD, encoded by the coding sequence ATGGCAGAACCTCGTTTTATTCACCTGCATTTACACTCTGAATTCTCGATGGTGGACAGCTTAGTACGTATCAAACGTTTAGCGCCCCGTTTACAAGAACTCAATATGCCCGCGATCGCATTAACCGATCAAACCAATATGTGCGCATTAGTTAAGTTTTATGGTGGAATGCAAAGGGCAGGGGTTAAACCCATTCTTGGCGCTGACTTTTGGGTGCAAAGTGAAGAATACCCAGATGAGCAATTTAAGCTAACAGCCTTAGCCAAAGATAACAAAGGCTATAACAACATTACGGTATTGATCTCCAAAGCTTATAGTCGTGGTCATGTTGATGGTCGTGCCATTATTGATAAAGCTTGGTTAGCTGAGCATGCCGAAGGCGTAATATTATTATCTGGTGCGCGTAATGGTGATATAGGTAAAGCCCTATTAAAAGGTAATGATGCATTAGCACTACAGTGCTTACAATTTTACCAAGCACACTTCCCCGATAGTTATTATCTTGAATTAATTCGTACTGGTCGTCCAGACGAAGAAGCTTATCTGCACATGGCTGTCGATTTTGCCACCCAGTATCAGTTACCTGTTGTTGCCACCAATGATGTGGTGTTCTTACATGAAGATGAATTTGATGCTCATGAAATTCGTGTGTCGATTCATGATGGTTATACGTTAGAAGACAAGCGTCGCCCTAGGCTATACAGTAAAGAACAGTACTTACGCAGTGAAGACGAAATGTGTGAGTTATTTGCTGATATTCCAGAAGCGTTGGCTAACTCAGTTGAAATAGCAAAACGTTGTAATGCGACTGTACGCTTAGGAGAATATTTTTTACCTAACTTCCCAACGGGTGAGTTGTCGACAGAAGATTTCTTAGTCAAAGTATCTGAAGATGGCCTAGTTGAACGCCTTGATTTCTTATTTCCCGATCCTGAAGAGCGTGAACGTCAGCGTCCTGCATATGAAGACCGCCTCGATATTGAATTAAAAGTAATTAACGACATGGGCTTCCCTGGTTATTTCCTGATCGTGATGGAGTTCATCCAATGGAGTAAAGATAACAATATTCCAGTTGGACCTGGTCGAGGATCCGGTGCCGGTTCATTAGTGGCTTATGCATTGAAAATTACCGATCTTGATCCACTTGAATACGAATTACTGTTCGAACGTTTCTTGAATCCTGAACGTGTATCTATGCCCGATTTCGATGTCGATTTCTGTATGGACCGTCGTGACGAGGTGATCGATCACGTTGCCGAATTGTATAACCGCGATGCAGTAAGTCAGATCATCACTTTTGGTACTATGGCGGCAAAAGCGGTTATTCGTGACGTAGGTCGTGTACTTGGCCATCCGTTCGGTTTTGTTGATCGTATTTCTAAGTTAATTCCCGGCGATCCGGGTATGACCTTAGGTAAAGCGTGGGATATTGAACCGCGTTTGGATGAAATGTATCAAGGTGATGAAGAAGTCCGCGCGCTGGTTGATATGGCGCGTATTCTGGAAGGTGTAACACGTAACGCCGGTAAACATGCGGGTGGTGTGGTTATTTCACCTACCGTGATCACTGATTTTGCACCACTGTATTGTGATGATACAGGTAATAACCCGGTTACCCAGTTTGACAAAAACGATGTGGAAGAAGCTGGGCTGGTTAAATTCGATTTCTTGGGTCTACGAACCTTGACCATTATTCAGTGGGCACTGGATATGGCAAATCCACATCTACTGAAGCAAGGTAAAGACGCGATCCGTATTGAGTCGATTGATATTACCGATAAAAAGTGTTTTGACTTATTACAGCGCTCAGAAACGACCGCGGTATTCCAGTTAGAATCACGTGGTATGAAGGACCTGATCCGTCGTTTAAAACCCGATAGCTTTGAAGATATGATTGCACTGGTGGCCTTGTTCCGTCCCGGCCCATTACAATCAGGCATGGTAGATAACTTTATTGACCGTAAGCATGGTCGAGAAGAAGTATCTTACCCAGATGCCCAATATCAACATGAATCGTTGAAAGAAATCCTCGCTCCGACCTACGGCATTATCTTGTATCAAGAACAAGTAATGCAGATTGCCCAAGTCTTATCTGGTTATACCCTCGGTGGTGCCGACATGCTACGTCGTGCTATGGGTAAGAAAAAACCAGAAGAGATGGAAAAACAGCGTGGTACTTTCAAAGAAGGCGCGATAAATAACGGTGTCGACGGTGACCTGTCGATGAAGATTTTCGATCTAGTAGAAAAGTTCGCGGGTTACGGTTTCAATAAATCACATTCTGCCGCTTACGCTCTGGTATCGTATCAAACGCTGTGGATGAAGACCCATTACCCTTCTTATTTCATGGCGGCGGTTATGTCTGCTGATATGGATAATACCGAGAAAGTGGTGACCTTGGTTGATGAAGTGGAACGCATGGGGTTAACACTATTACCGCCTGATGTGAACAAAGGTTTATTTAAGTTTAATGTCGACGAAGACCAGACCATTATTTATGGTATAGGTGCAATTAAAGGCGTGGGTGAAGGGCCAATTGATGCAATTATTGCCGCCCGAGAAAGTGGTGGTGAGTTCTCTGATCTATTTGATTTCTGTAATCGAGTTGATTTGAAAAAAATCAATAAGCGTATCATGGAAAAACTCATTTACGCAGGAGCATTAGATAAATTAGGTCCTCATCGCGCGGCCTTGCATGCGACATTACCTGAAGCTATGAAAGCCGCTGCACAACACGCGATAGCCGAAGCGCATGGTCAAAGTGACTTGTTTGGTATTTTAACCACTGAACCGGAAGAAATTGAGGGTAAGTTTGCTGATGTACCTGAATGGCCTGATAAAGTATGGCTGGAAGGGGAGCGAGAAACCTTAGGTCTTTATCTTACTGGCCATCCAATTAACCAGTATATTAAAGAAGTTAAACGTTATTCGAGTAATCGTTTGAAAGATGTAAAACCGACCGAACGTGGTAAAGTTGTGACTGCGGTTGGTTTAGTTATTTCTGCACAAGTTAAAGTGACGAAGAAAGGTACCCGCATGGGGATCTTAGAGATTGATGACAAAAGTGGCCGCTTAAGTGTGATGTTCTTCTCAGAAGCGTTTGAACGTTATGAGGAATATATAGCTAAAGATCGTATTTTAGTGATTACTGGAGAGGTCAGCTTTGACGATTTCAATGGTGGGTATAAGATGACCGCCAGAGAAGTTATGGATATTGAAGCTGCGCGAGAGCGTTATGCGCGTGGCCTCACATTACAGTTAAATGCAGACAAAATGAATGATACGTTTATGGGTAAGTTTATGGATACACTTGAACCTTATCGTGCGGGTACTTGTCCCATAAATATATATTATCAACGCGCCGATGCGAGGGCTAAATTAACTTTAGGTGTCGAATGGCGAGTATCGCCCACTGATGAGCTTTTATATGGATTAGAGCTGATGCTAGGGTCGGGAAATGTTGATCTTGAATTTGATTAG
- the rnhB gene encoding ribonuclease HII, whose product MYDEVIYPEGKLVAGVDEVGRGPLVGDVVTAAVILDPNNPIIGLTDSKKLSDKKRQLLFPEIKEKALAWSIGRCSPSEIDELNILQATMVAMQRAVAGLTLQPEHVFIDGNRCPALPMTAEAIVKGDLRVAEISAASILAKVVRDAEMDELHERYPEYGFAQHKGYPTKAHMEKLAELGPTEEYRKSFKPVQRALGLLK is encoded by the coding sequence ATGTATGATGAAGTAATTTACCCTGAGGGGAAACTTGTTGCTGGTGTTGACGAAGTGGGCCGTGGTCCATTAGTGGGTGATGTTGTTACCGCTGCGGTGATATTAGATCCGAATAACCCAATTATAGGGCTAACCGATTCAAAAAAATTAAGTGATAAAAAACGTCAATTACTCTTTCCTGAGATTAAGGAAAAAGCATTAGCGTGGAGTATTGGTCGTTGTAGCCCTAGTGAGATTGATGAACTGAATATCTTACAAGCAACCATGGTAGCAATGCAGCGAGCGGTTGCAGGGCTTACTCTGCAACCAGAACATGTGTTTATTGATGGTAATCGTTGCCCTGCATTACCTATGACTGCAGAAGCCATTGTAAAAGGCGATTTGCGCGTAGCGGAAATAAGTGCGGCGTCAATCTTAGCAAAAGTAGTACGAGATGCTGAAATGGATGAATTGCATGAACGTTACCCTGAATATGGTTTTGCGCAACATAAGGGTTATCCAACCAAAGCGCACATGGAAAAATTAGCGGAACTTGGACCGACAGAAGAGTACCGTAAAAGTTTTAAACCTGTGCAACGGGCGCTGGGTCTATTAAAATAA
- the lpxB gene encoding lipid-A-disaccharide synthase, protein MTTKPLRIGIIAGEVSGDILAAALIKEIKSRHPDAIFEGIAGPRMQALGFNTLFEMEELSVFGLVEVLGRLPRLFKVKREVLAHFKQNPPDIFIGVDAPDFNIPIELKLKASGIKTVHYVSPSVWAWRQKRVFKIKKAVDMVLAFLPFEKAFYDEYDVPCRFVGHTMADSIPLAGADKQAAITQLKLDPKQRYVAILPGSRAGEVGLLSASFLETAMLLKQRFSDLQFVVPMVNEERKEQFLAIKQEIAPELEVIVLDGHAREAMAVADAVLLASGTAALETMLMKRAMVVGYRVKPITYKIMLRLMKAPFVSLPNLLAKKEIVAERLQDDCQPEILAEEMAKLLETDNAKLIAHFTELHKQIRCDADKQAADAVLELINDNVSTIASSDDSEQANDKTSAT, encoded by the coding sequence ATGACAACGAAACCATTACGTATTGGTATTATCGCCGGAGAAGTCTCCGGCGATATTTTAGCTGCCGCGCTAATCAAAGAAATTAAATCTCGTCATCCAGATGCCATTTTCGAGGGGATTGCTGGACCTCGCATGCAAGCGCTTGGTTTTAACACCTTATTCGAAATGGAAGAGTTATCTGTATTTGGTCTTGTCGAAGTACTTGGTCGCCTCCCTCGACTGTTTAAAGTTAAACGAGAAGTACTTGCTCATTTTAAGCAAAACCCACCTGATATCTTTATTGGTGTTGATGCGCCAGATTTTAATATTCCCATTGAATTAAAGCTAAAAGCAAGCGGTATAAAAACCGTACATTATGTCAGCCCTTCAGTTTGGGCATGGCGCCAAAAACGCGTTTTCAAAATTAAAAAAGCCGTGGATATGGTGCTCGCCTTTCTACCATTTGAAAAAGCGTTTTATGATGAATATGATGTACCTTGTCGTTTTGTTGGGCATACTATGGCGGATTCAATCCCACTAGCGGGAGCTGATAAACAAGCCGCAATCACGCAATTAAAACTCGATCCTAAGCAACGTTATGTGGCTATTTTACCGGGTAGTCGTGCAGGCGAAGTTGGGTTACTATCAGCCAGCTTTTTAGAAACTGCGATGTTATTAAAACAGCGATTTAGTGATCTGCAGTTCGTTGTGCCTATGGTGAATGAAGAACGTAAAGAACAGTTTTTAGCTATTAAGCAAGAAATAGCACCTGAGCTTGAGGTGATCGTGCTTGATGGACATGCGCGTGAAGCAATGGCTGTTGCAGATGCGGTGCTATTAGCATCTGGTACTGCAGCGCTCGAAACCATGTTGATGAAGCGTGCGATGGTGGTTGGTTATCGTGTTAAGCCGATTACGTATAAGATCATGTTACGTTTGATGAAAGCACCGTTTGTGTCATTACCAAACTTGTTGGCAAAAAAAGAAATTGTCGCTGAGCGTTTACAAGATGACTGCCAACCCGAAATATTGGCAGAGGAAATGGCTAAACTATTAGAAACAGACAATGCTAAACTGATTGCACACTTTACTGAACTGCATAAACAGATCCGTTGTGATGCGGATAAACAAGCCGCGGATGCAGTACTCGAATTGATTAATGACAACGTGAGTACTATAGCTTCTTCTGATGATAGTGAACAAGCCAATGATAAAACTAGTGCAACCTAA
- the lpxA gene encoding acyl-[acyl-carrier-protein]--UDP-N-acetylglucos amine O-acyltransferase: MIHETAIVHESAKIGKNVKIGPWTIVGENVEIGDDCVISSHVVINGPCKIGKGNRFFQYGSIGEQCQDLKYAGENTRLEIGDNNVFREGVTIHRGTVQDQGLTKIGSNSLFMVNAHVAHDVIIGDNCIFANNATLAGHVHIGDYVIFGGHAAIHQFGKVGSHAFVAGGSVIIKDIPPYVMASGHHAKPFGINSEGLKRRGFDADAIKAVKRAYRVLYRQGNTLTEALTALEASAKEQPSVALFTEFLKTNERGIIR, from the coding sequence GTGATCCATGAAACAGCTATTGTGCATGAAAGCGCAAAAATTGGTAAAAATGTAAAAATTGGTCCTTGGACTATCGTTGGTGAAAATGTTGAGATTGGTGATGACTGTGTGATTTCGTCTCATGTTGTGATCAACGGTCCTTGTAAAATTGGTAAAGGCAATCGCTTTTTCCAATACGGTTCGATTGGCGAACAGTGCCAAGATCTTAAATATGCAGGTGAAAACACTCGTCTTGAGATTGGTGATAATAACGTGTTCCGTGAAGGCGTTACCATTCACCGCGGTACAGTACAAGACCAAGGTTTGACCAAAATTGGTAGCAATAGCTTGTTTATGGTGAATGCGCATGTTGCGCATGATGTGATCATCGGTGATAACTGTATTTTTGCTAACAACGCGACATTAGCTGGTCACGTACACATTGGTGATTATGTGATTTTTGGTGGTCATGCAGCGATCCACCAATTTGGTAAAGTGGGTTCTCACGCCTTTGTTGCTGGTGGTTCGGTTATCATTAAAGATATTCCTCCGTATGTAATGGCATCGGGTCATCACGCGAAGCCTTTTGGTATTAATTCTGAAGGTCTAAAGCGCCGCGGTTTTGATGCTGACGCGATTAAAGCGGTTAAGCGTGCTTACCGTGTATTATACCGTCAAGGAAATACCCTTACTGAAGCATTAACTGCATTAGAAGCAAGTGCAAAAGAACAACCGAGCGTTGCTTTGTTTACAGAATTTTTAAAAACCAATGAACGTGGTATTATTCGTTAA
- the fabZ gene encoding (3R)-hydroxymyristoyl-[acyl carrier protein] dehydratase, whose translation MSEQLNRIEIQEIMELLPHRYPFLLVDRVLDFEAGKSLHAVKNVSVNEPQFTGHFPKQPIFPGVLILEALAQASGLLGYKSSGGPSDNELYYFAGIDKARFRKPVVPGDVLHLHIELIKERRGIGRFVAIAKVDGSVVCEAEIMCARREAK comes from the coding sequence TTGAGTGAACAACTAAATAGAATTGAAATACAAGAAATCATGGAATTACTGCCACACAGGTACCCATTTTTACTTGTTGATCGAGTACTCGATTTCGAAGCGGGTAAATCACTACATGCAGTTAAAAATGTATCGGTAAATGAACCACAATTTACGGGACATTTCCCAAAACAGCCTATTTTCCCTGGTGTACTTATTTTAGAAGCATTAGCGCAAGCATCTGGTCTTCTAGGTTATAAGTCATCTGGTGGCCCTAGCGATAATGAACTGTATTATTTCGCTGGTATTGATAAGGCGCGTTTTCGTAAACCTGTAGTACCGGGTGATGTGTTACATTTGCATATTGAATTAATTAAAGAACGCCGTGGAATTGGCCGCTTTGTTGCGATCGCAAAAGTCGATGGTAGCGTTGTATGTGAAGCTGAAATCATGTGCGCAAGACGAGAGGCTAAATAG